Part of the Candidozyma auris chromosome 4, complete sequence genome, GACAACTTGAAGTCTGCGATTTCAGGATCAGGGTCTGACCAAACTAGGTCAGCCATGATTCCGTCGTGAGGTACCTCCTTGAACCTGTCTATAGCTCTtatttgatcaagaagttggcacGATGGAGAGAGCCCTCCGTGAGTTGCAAATATTTTCCCGTCTATCGTGGCTCCCAAGGGAATGTAGTCGAACAAATCAGTGATATATTGCCAAACTTTCAACGAGCCATTATACTTATTCAACACCTCAGTGTAAAAGCCATAGTTCGTGGTGATCGTTCTTGATTCATGATTTCCCCTGATGAGGAACACCCTCTCAGGATACCTAAGCTTTAGAGCGATTAGGAGTGAGATTGTTTCGACCGAGTAGTAACCTCTGTCGACGTAATCACCTAAGAACAAGTAGTTCGTATCTGGAGGAGAGCCGCCAACTCTGAATATTTCTAACAAATCATGAAATTGACCATGAATATCACCTACTAAAGTGCACGGCGATGTCAAAGCCATTATATTAGGTACTTCCAAGAGTTGGGCTTTTAGTTGATGACATAGCTGCTGAATGATTTCCTCAGGTAAAATCTTT contains:
- the PPG1 gene encoding putative serine/threonine-protein kinase gives rise to the protein MTIQFSIPTSDLDYCLSQLLDQKPPKILPEEIIQQLCHQLKAQLLEVPNIMALTSPCTLVGDIHGQFHDLLEIFRVGGSPPDTNYLFLGDYVDRGYYSVETISLLIALKLRYPERVFLIRGNHESRTITTNYGFYTEVLNKYNGSLKVWQYITDLFDYIPLGATIDGKIFATHGGLSPSCQLLDQIRAIDRFKEVPHDGIMADLVWSDPDPEIADFKLSPRGAGYLFGYDVMRKFNHDNDLQQLVRAHQLCNEGFVSYWQGMCLTIWSAPNYCYRCGNRASVLEISHSSYEARKNNSQGVLPGQYCNVFEASPENDEDTFQGRGVNGINPDNLHSSKDSFSAYFDGRARTQQVEYFL